The sequence GTGAACCCTGATGGTTACCCGCCGCCAGACAGTCCACAGCTTTGTTTaccttctttttctccttcacTTACAGTCTGAACTCAGCTGACGTGCACCGACGGAGAACAAggttgtttttgtctgtttgacATTATCCAGACTAACAAAGAGAACTCACTCTGACTGGAGCTGTAAAAGTGACACAACACATGCAGAGAACGACGTGTTAGTAACTACAACAGTCTGTTATGAACCGAAGAGAGGAACCAGCTCAGACGTGTTAAATAAGATCTCagctgttttatttctctggtCAGGACACAAAGAGGTTCAATCTAAATTTACACCCAATTTGCATTAAATTACCCAGCATCCTCCTGTGGATTCAGCTGAGGAACTCCCTCTAGTGTTCATCTCAAATGAATGGCCACAAGGTGTTTATTTCACAGCCTGGTTAAAAAAATACTATGTCCCTCTCCAGCTCTCTTACCTTAATACCAACCAGTATTATTGTCATTACTATTTTACTCTCACTCAACGTTACACTtaacttcattttttttcttttttttttctttttaaagctaaatcaattatttaatttaatacatttttttctctcttttttattattttcttttttatttatttacttttttattattttacataataataatgataataataattataatattttttctcttttctgtgaCCAAGACCAACATGGGATGGGTGGGGttcctttttctttgtttttatttcatgtcacaGACACTAAATTATGTTCTGAATTTGATATGATGACCTTTGCCaaatctgcaaaaaaataaataaataaatacattaaaaaaaaagaatagaaaataaataaaaaataataaaaaataaatacatgcaaaactaaataagttaatttaaaaataataataaatataaaaacattaataaataaaagggaaaattataaaatatttattcccttatttattagtaaataaataagtttattagtaaataaataagggaattaatataaagataaataaataaagaagcaaattaaaacagaaatatcaattaatgtcacatttaaaaaaataataaataatataaatagataaaaaatacattaacaaCAACAGTATGTCTCAAAAGATCACAAAAGgtaaaaataagtaaacaaagttaaagtaaaaaaatcatccatacttattttttattatatatctatatatatcattttattacaatttatttatctatattgTTGCTATATgaatacaaattattattattactattattttttaattattaaattagaCAATAAATATTATTAGTTATAGTGCTTTTTGGGGTTTTAATTTAGCACATATTTTTTAATACACTTGatttaaagtatttttctctctctaccaTCCTGTGAAACCAAATCCTTCCATTAGTCTTGTTTTGTTGTGAGAAATGGCGTCATCTTGTGGAGACAAAGCTGCGACTGCAGTCCAGTAAAGAACACCAGCTTGTTGCCACTATTTCATTCTCCAGCTAAGACCGTGACGTCGACACAAAGAGATtctatagcacctttaaaataagAACAATTACCATCAGATTCATTTTCAAGGCAGTCACATTTATTTGTCTTCTTATACACATTTGCTAAGCAGCCCGCCGCGCTCCAGCAGCACTCGGCCACGATAGGATTTACTACGGGAGTCCCACGATGcttactaaaaaataaatatacaagaCAAAGTGTTCCACAGCTCAAAAATATACAAAGGTCTGAAATCAATGTAAACTTTGAAaacatctgttttttgtttgttttttacataagAAACAATTCAACAAAGTTATCGTATTTACAagtttgtacaaaaaaaaaatacaaagctgATACTACAGAGGATGGACTGCATCTAGTACCAGAAGTTACGCTGTCGTCGTCgttcttctttaggtttttatttCAGTCACGTAAACGAGAAGAGAGAAACAGTTTGATGAGAACAGTTGTAGCCTTTGGCAGAAGCGTCTAGTCCACTCCTAAAGCGGGTGGATGTTATCGTAAAGGTCTATAAATATCTGCAGATAAACAGCAAGAGACAGATGCAACTTCACAAACATCACCGTATCAGTGcaacaaaaactaaaataataaaagaaaagaggtTGGAATGAAGGTTCACTGTGTACCCTGTTATATGACGTTAGTACGGAGGGTCATTAAGGCCAAACTGAAGCAGATATTTACAGTAAACCTGGAGGGTAATATGGCTCCGTAGACTCCGTCAGCTCTGCATAATGGTTCAGTACCACCACTCCTATAATAAACTCATAATGTGAATATGTGGGACAAAATAAAGACTCATAGCGTGAGGGatacaactagggctgcaactaacgaagGATTTATTGTCGAACAatcttccgtacttaagtaatgccacttccaccattttttcccaaacctaactaagttgttttgttgcctaaacctaaccaaacttgtttcctgtgaagacgcaagtttattttgaaaagactgcatgcacGTAACGAGAGGAAAtcgacacgtgttgctggacattcgtaggaaaacgcacgaaaaattaggaataatttATAACGAAGGATAGGCTGCAGGTTTAcggtcacagaggagtaaagaaaccagaaaatattcacatttaagaagctggaaactCAAACCATTAATTTAATAGtcgacaactaatcgattaatcgtcgCAGCTCTAGTTAAAACCTCTCTTGTAGCTTATAATGCTTCTTTTAATGACATTAATGAGTTCCTATTTGTCTCTGTGACCAGCGTCTGAATTTAAAATTTGTCtcttttaaaaattaataataattctagCGATTCATTGCATCTAAAGATTTAGGTTATTTAACCAAATCAGAGAGCAAACGGAGATTTTCTGTGTcagttataaaaataaatatatttagattGTTGCAGGTTTTATTCTGACGGGGAATAAAAAAGACGTTTGGTACGAAATAGCAGCAGATGCCACGTCGATAAAtcagaactttttttcttctttttcatcaCAGATTATCACCACCGCTCCATATTTAATTAACCCTACGTCCTCCATCTAAATCACCTGCTGAAGCTGCTCCGTCACCTTCCGTCTCTTGCTGAGAGTACAGTAAGGCATATTTGATCCTCCTGAAACACGTTCAACTCGCCTCTTTCAACAATATCATAAACACACACCGAGTCAGCAAaccagaaaacaaacacacgacCTCCTTTAATTCTCCTCCGGCGCTCCTGTTTCACCTCCTCCGACTCTTTGATCACTTGTTCTTTATGTCCCCCGTTAACACCTGCTCCCTCCTCGCCTCTGAAGATTGTCACGTTTCCTCTGATCACTTATTGCGTGagaattttttaaatatctttgaTATAATTTACAAATACGCTTTTAAAAGGACTGAGtgaaatatacaaacacatccAGAGATGCTTTGAGGCTTCATGATCCGTTGGGGAGTATCAAAAGTTATTAGTGGCTTGAAGAAAAGTGAAAAACTCTGTGTCTAATTGCATAGGTATTCACAGAATACGTACAGTTACTccgatatatatatttaacaagATAAAAATGCAGCTCAGATTGAACATTAATAAAGTGTAGATGGGCTGAAGGAAGACTTCGGATAATGTGCCATAAACTAACCAAACAATCAGAGTCCTGCGTCGGGTCGGGTGACCCGCCGGGTGACCCGCAAAAAAAAGGTGATTCTCTGGCGGTTGTTGGTCTTAACTTTATTTCCTGGTTCGGTTCTGAATAAATCAAATATCATACGGGTCTTATGAGACACGCTGATTAAAATTATAGATACACAAATCCCGTTAGATCCAGTCAGAGTTCCAGAAAATTCATTGATATAGCTCTTactgtcatttattatttatatttttaaaatattaattattatcattaatcataattttttattattattagtagtataaataataataattatataaataaataatgacattatgattattattatcatcatcatcatcgtcatgatgtcatcattagaaataataataataaaaataataacaataacaataatattgttatttatttatattattattagtagtataaataataataatataaataaataataacattattattattattatcatcatcattgtcatcattagaaataataataataataccaataataatgttatttatttatattattagtattagtataaataataataataataatataaaaataataacattattaataataacaatgttatttatataattattattttgtttatgttttttttcgatccttgttttctgtttcctgtgtattgcattttattgtattaCTGAGTTTTTAGTGGGAATAAGTTGTACTGTTTTTGCATATTTGAAAACTTAACTAAGggtattaaaataaaatgaaaatgataattataataatttaatgttttaatgattGCATAGTGTGTCTGGGATACGAGAGACACTTCGTTAACAATGGGCAATATTATGATAAAATATtcatttaaattgtatttccTGAATTACctttgttttaaaatatattgtcttagtttcacatgatgaaATGATCCTAAATGATCACTTTAAATGTTCTGTCGAACCAGATTATTATTGTAGTATTTGTGGTTTTCTGTCAACGGGTCGGGTTGTAGACCTAGTTGGTGATATGAACGGGTGGCGGGCCGGTACGGTGTCTCACGTCACGGTGTCTCACGTCACGGTGTCTCACGTCACGGTGTCTCACGTCACGGTGTCGCACGTCACGGTGTCGCACGTCACGGTGTCTCACGTCACGGTGTCTCACGTCACGGTGTCTCACGTCACGGTGTCTCACGTCACGGTGTCTCACGTCACGGTGTCTCACGTCACGGTGTCTCACGTCACGGTGTCTCACGTCACGGTGTCTCACGTCACGGTGTCTCACGTCACGGTGTCTCACGTCACGGTGTCTCACGTCACGGTGTCTCACGTCACGGTGTCTCACGTCACGGTGTCTCACGTCACGGTGTCTCACGTCACGGTGTTTCACGTCACGGTGCCGGGTCTAATGCGGGTCTTTAAAACCAGACCCGAGCAGGACTCTGATGtaagcctgtttttttttcctgcagaaTAATGTGTTGCTCATCATTTCTATTCATCAGTTTCTACAGAACACTAAATAATCTGTTTCTAATAATATTCTTACTgtgtataaaacatttttgaacacaagtaaaattatttaaatcatcCACAGAACAACCAAAAGGAAACATCTATAAAACTCAACTAGTCAGTTCATGATTCTTTTTAACctaaatgttgttgtgtatacAGTAACATGGTTCTGCTGCCCtcaccacatcatcatcatcatcatcatcatcatcatcatcatctcttatatatattattctggtccgtttgtttttactgtaaacTAAAATCATTTCATACCTTCTGTTCTCTACGTGGAGCCCTGTGATGAGCGGTCATCGTGAGGACTCCCGTCCGAGTTCTCCGTCTCGCCCTCAGAGATCGCCTGCATGGGCACCGAGTACATTCTACCGCGCACGCCGTACCTGCTGCTGTTGGCGGGCGGCGGGATCCTGGAGCGGCCCTGCCTGGAGGAAGCGGGCGAGGAGAAGGGTTTCGGGGAGAAGCCCTCTGCGTTGGCTTTGGGGTACGGGCTGGAGATCTGATCTGGTCCCGACTGGTGCTGCAGGGGCGAGGCGGGCTCTTCGGGCTGTCTGGGCGACTCCATCATCGGCGAGTCTCCGGCAGATTTAGGAGCGACGGGGCTCTTGAGGATCTCCGTCGCCGACATGCGGTAGCTGGACTCGGAGCGGCTGCCTTttttgagcagcagcagcttgaaCTCCTCGTTGGAGGTGCTGGACTTCTTGGCGTTCCTGTAGATGGGACTCGGTGGGACTCGGTGCAGGCCCGGCGGGGTCACGGCGGAGGAGGGCGACGCCGCCACTGGGACCGGGGAGCTTGCGGTGCTGCTGGGTGGCGTGTTCCCCGAGGCAGCGCCGAGGCGGTTCCTCACGTTCAGCTCAGAGGAGTCCTTCCTGCCCAACACTTTCCTCTTGGACCTGAACATGAAGAAATCAAAGTGAGGACGTCTGTAAACTGAAAGACAAAGAGGCGGCGATCCTGACGGCCTACAGTACCTGTGAATCATAGCGAACAGGTCCTCAGTGGTTCTAGTCTTGGTGGGGGACAGAAACACGCTGTCGTCCTCTGGTCGGGACTCATCGCTCAGAGGAGACGCTGTGTTATCACTGGCTGGAGAGTCTGGGAACACAATCAACATGTGAATATACAACATACGGTACACTTTATATTCTACACCAGAGGTCACCAGTGACCTCTTAAAAAGAAGCAATGAGCTCAAACTTAAAGGGTAACCtcaatatttttcaacctggaccctgttttccccttttttttgtgtaagtgattaatagggacaacaatttctgagaTTGGTCCAGTAtggagggagagcgctgtagacggcagctgctcatgGGCTGCTATATGTTGCTATCagggcaagctggcaccatcatttacgtccaataaaagtgcttgttattgccatgacaggctctgattgttattataaagagtctcgctcaaagagaagtctcgttctgaaatctggcgaggtgacgtcgTACCAGAAGACAGTGGTGGAATAGtgtaatacatccatggtggaaacgtgagtgtttgttgtgttggactaCAGAAAGAGTAGCTTAGTGTTAATTTcgatgtcatggctgaatagaTGATTAcattagatgatttccacaacgtggatgaggtctttgaattcatatttatttcagacagagtatacggatattcagatttcacaacaagactTCTTCTTCAGCAGGACTTGAACACGTTAAccaacagaccggatcaagagaaaggtcagaaaaagattttatttctctgtagggtcatTTCCACAATGCTGTCAGATTCttaaaataacaatctgagcctgtcagtggcaaaaacaagaactgTTAGTGGACGCACATTGACTGTGAGAACATTACGCAATGTCGGCTCACAGATAAACCTTGATACTGAGTTAGAAACTGATATTAATGACAGAAAGGGAGAAATGACCTCTCATTCTGGGGGTAAAGAAAGAATGTGCAGCCGACAGTGCTGCCACAACAAAGATTGAAACAAAGCGGAAAACTATCGGATGCGGCCTGGGGTTTGTGAATCTCAGCTGTACACGACCACAAATGTAAAGATTGATATCACCATGCATCAGTGATAACGTACCTTTACTGCAGTAGTCCTCGCTCTCTGCTGTCTCCTCCTTTACGTCCTGAGAGGCACTTTGTGCTGAAGCACCTGATggctcatcttcctcttctttgcCGCCTCCGTCACTGATTGGACTCTCTTGTGTGGCCTCTGATTGGCCGTCAGCAGCAGGCACTTTATCAAGACTGTGTCCGAGCTGGACGAGATCTCGCAGCTGCCCATGGGGTGAACCGTGCTGAACGGAGAGAGGAGgacctgcttcttcttcttctacttcttcttcttcttcttcttcttcttcttcaggtctttgctgctgtaaaGGCTCTGAGTCTCCAGATGTTTCTACCGACTCTCTGAACGTCTCTGCTTCGTGACTGCTGGTCCTCTCAGGGACGTCTAACGCTGGTGCCTCTCTGTCGCTCTGACACGCTGCGTCTCCGTCTGCGAGCTCTTCGCTTGAGGTAAACATCAATTCACACGACCCCTTGGAGGGCGCGTGGCGTTGATATAACAGCGGACTCTCGAGCGCCGCAGAGTCGTTACAGGGAAGTGTGCTAGTTAAGTTCACAGTGGGACACTTGAGTCTGGAAGTGTCCTCATGGCTTCCTTCCTGTTCCTGGCTGATAGGTCGGAGGTGTACTGAGTGCAGCACGGTGGGGGTGATGGCCATGGGACGGGCGTTGAACACCTCTAAGTTAGGTGGCGCTACAGGagctttctgtttgttttggtgaagGATCTGCGGCCTGTACGCTGACGCCTTGTTGCCGACGCTGTGAAGGGCACTTAGGTCAAGGTGTGAGGGCGGGATGATGGGCAGCTCCAGGTCTCTCCTCGAGGCGGCTCCGAGCGACAGCGACGAAAGAGACGACTTCCTCTCCGGGACTTTGGGCTTCCTCTTGCCGCTGGATGGTGACAGCGGTCCGGGAAAGAAGGCggaggggaaggaggaggtgggggtctCCGACTGACTGGAGTAGCCGCTGGACGGGCTCGCCAGGCCCGCCAGCTTCTCTGGAGACGTAAGCTTGAAGTCTCCGTCCACCGACGGAAGCGAGGGCGTGGTGGCTCTGGAGTCGGACTGGGACGTCTGAGACTCGGAGCTCTCCTGCGACTTGATGCACTCGATGACGGTCGTGCCCGTCGCCGTGCTCGAGTTGGACAAAGAGCGGTACGGATCGCTGGACTTCAAATCGTTCAGGAGCCACAGATCTGCGTAGTCTGACTGTACGATCCCCTCGTCCTTAAACGAATGAGCATCTGTGGAGCTAAACACGCCTAAGTCGGGTAGATCGGCCGAGTCCTCGATGCCCCAGACCACCAGCGGCTCTCTGGCGAGCGAGGAGCGACTCGGCGAGCCGGATAAAACCAGCTGCAGCCTCCTCTCCTTGGAGGACAGCTGCTGCCCGCAGGACATCTTTGGTTCTTTACCGTCGGGGATGTGTCCCTCACTGCATATCTTTCTTAAGGATGAACTCCTCTTAGGCGGACTCGGCTTCGCCTTTGGTTTCCTCAAAGAGAGGCAGCGCCTCGCGAGAGTCATGTGACCGCTGAGGTCACAGTCGGAGCCGGGGGCTGCATAGTTATACGAGAAGCTTCTGCTCCCTTTTATACCGCAGTCAAAGTGCATGGAGGTGTAGTAGCCATCGTTGTCTACGGAGTAGTGGGACACGGTGTCGGCTTTCTCCGACGGCGGATTGTCGGAGAAGCTGCTCTCGCAGGTGGCCATGCTGGTGAAGCTGGGGCAGCCCAGGCTGCTCTCGGCCTCCCTGCTGGGCTCGGGGCTCAGGTCCTGGGAGCGCGGTGGGTCCGGGTGGGGGTAGCTCCACTCCGCCTCGATGGGCGTGCTGACCCCCGCTTCCTCTAATATGTCCATAGCTGTGGAGGAGAAGGAGCCGGCCCGCTGGGTCCTGAGACCCTGGTGGTAGTGGTCCAGCATGAAGCTGGTGTGGTCGTCGTTGGCGTGCGTGGCGGCGTTGAGCGAGAGCTCAGAGTCACAGTGGGAGGAGCCTGTGAGCGGTGGAGAGGCTGCTGGGGGGATTGTCTCTGAGGTCTGTGAGGGGCAGGTGGAGCTGCTGCCGCTCCAGTTCCCACTGGAGGACTGGTGGTCCTCCTTATGGTCCATCTGCACCCCGGCGGCGGAGACAGAGTGGACGGGGCTGCTGAAGGTGTCCGAGCTGGACGAGATCTCACAGCTGCCCATGTCGGCCTTCCGGGGCAGCTGAGACCTCGTCCTCTCCATCCAGCTGCGCTCCGGACTCTCCGACAGCTGCTGGTACTTGAGACCCAGCTGGTGCTCGGACATGTTCTGGTCGTCCATGCTCTCCTCTCCGTCCTTCAGGATCAACTCCCCGGGTCCAGACAGGAAGTCCTCGCCGTCGAAGGGggacagctcctcctcctcgtcgtcGCTGTCGTTGCGCCCATTGTCCATCACCCGGCTCCCGTCTCTGGGCAGACTTCGGGAGCGCAGGCGTGCGCCCACGGAGGCGGAGAACATGGCGTCGGCGCTTTCCGACAGGCACAAGATGTTTCCTGCAGAgtgggacagggacagggacagggagaCTCCCTGGCCTCTCTGGGCCCTGATCCTCCTCCGAGACGGCGCCCCCGAGATCAGAAAGTCTTCCGTCTGGCAGCCGGAGTCTCTGGTGCTGAGGTGGCTGGCCAGCTCCTCGCTGGagggcgtgacgttgggactgGCATGAACGATCACGGTCCGCTCTCTGGAGCCAGGAGAGTCATCGGAGTCTGAGAGGAGAAGGAACACAAAACTCAACTTCAGATTAAAACTGACACTTCATTGCTCTTAATACTGTGTTccttaaatttatatttctgtcatcccccatctctccctcccctcatttcctgtcatctctctacCGTCGTCTGGCTATTAAAAGCATGAAATGCCccaaaaataacactggaaaTATGCCTCACTAGTTGATGTCTCTCATATTTAAGTTGACATACTAAAGCTGATCATTCTGCTCCTCTTCTATAGAAGAAGAACAGAACATTtgaacacaaaatacacagaaTGGCTTTGTATTACTATTAGCACCGTTGTCTCTACGATGACAAAATACCATAACATGTGATTTAGACCCACCATGTGACACCATgtgtaaaacattttattttacttttaacagcagcaatttgaattaaaatattttcttgCAATCAAATTTGATTGGttttaaagatatgcattggaaattattaatgacaaaattacataattcaaaacgaaacattaattgaaaaataataataaaataataaaaataaacaaatacaataaaataataaataaataaaatattaataaaagtatgactaataatgataataataaataccacccaaattattgataaaaaatacataattcaaaacaaaacattaattgaaaatataataataataataataaataaaataaaaataaatacaatcaaataataactaaataaactaaaaataatcaaattatgactaataatgatagtaataaATACCcccaaatattaattaataaaagaatatataatacataattaataataataataataataatataatatatatatatatatatatatatattatatatatataataaaattaaaataaataaagataataaaattatgattaatattgataaaaataaataccccCAAagtattgataaaaaatattcaaataattaaaaaaaaaacttaatttaaaataattataataattataagaaatacaataaaaaagaaatacaacaaaataataaataaataaaatactgacttataatgataataataaaaaataaaaaaataaaaataagaataaaaaataaataatgacgaCTCCCACCTCCACAAATAGATCTCCATGTAATACACTAGGGGATGTGTTCTGATACTGTAAAGTCACATAAAGTCTTGGATTTTAATTAAAGCTCCCGTCCAGGATAAGATAGTTTTCTCTTCCATCCTAGTTAGTGAAAGTTTCACACTTTGAATCAACATCTTTGTGACTGACAGAGAGAGCGTGAGATGAGTCACATACCTAAATCCTGCTGCACCTGTCGGGGAACGCCGGCGACGGTCCTCCGTCTCCtcagcttcctcctcctctgaagcACAGACTGCGAGTGGACGAGCGAGCAGCGCACACTAGCATCTCTGTCGAAGCCGACGCCTGCAACAGAGACGGGACATGGGAGGAATCTTTGATTAGTGGCGACTGCAGCAGCTCCTTTAACTCTCACGCTGTCACTCTACTGCT comes from Sebastes fasciatus isolate fSebFas1 chromosome 5, fSebFas1.pri, whole genome shotgun sequence and encodes:
- the nhsa gene encoding actin remodeling regulator NHS isoform X1; its protein translation is MPFAKRVVEPQLLCRRQIHNQEDQEEEVVVLLEDLVSISNVALSRTLRQLSDLAKHACSIFQELESEITSTCMRVRGLQGRIGLLQEDCKDLDPKQEAVPVSNLDVESKLTAHYQSPWHQQRNIFHPSTRPACVVDLHRQANLSLWAQHRRDLQRRRSGSGERRVTISIPAEPPMYPSPHIVQRQQHQHRDSDLTTFESTRSSSPTECCRFSPWSRKAAPFDPDADGLPLGHRPKFPVPNTPTTLDKQTNWSRALPLPTPEERMKTSSQVISSCLIPINVTGVGFDRDASVRCSLVHSQSVLQRRRKLRRRRTVAGVPRQVQQDLDSDDSPGSRERTVIVHASPNVTPSSEELASHLSTRDSGCQTEDFLISGAPSRRRIRAQRGQGVSLSLSLSHSAGNILCLSESADAMFSASVGARLRSRSLPRDGSRVMDNGRNDSDDEEEELSPFDGEDFLSGPGELILKDGEESMDDQNMSEHQLGLKYQQLSESPERSWMERTRSQLPRKADMGSCEISSSSDTFSSPVHSVSAAGVQMDHKEDHQSSSGNWSGSSSTCPSQTSETIPPAASPPLTGSSHCDSELSLNAATHANDDHTSFMLDHYHQGLRTQRAGSFSSTAMDILEEAGVSTPIEAEWSYPHPDPPRSQDLSPEPSREAESSLGCPSFTSMATCESSFSDNPPSEKADTVSHYSVDNDGYYTSMHFDCGIKGSRSFSYNYAAPGSDCDLSGHMTLARRCLSLRKPKAKPSPPKRSSSLRKICSEGHIPDGKEPKMSCGQQLSSKERRLQLVLSGSPSRSSLAREPLVVWGIEDSADLPDLGVFSSTDAHSFKDEGIVQSDYADLWLLNDLKSSDPYRSLSNSSTATGTTVIECIKSQESSESQTSQSDSRATTPSLPSVDGDFKLTSPEKLAGLASPSSGYSSQSETPTSSFPSAFFPGPLSPSSGKRKPKVPERKSSLSSLSLGAASRRDLELPIIPPSHLDLSALHSVGNKASAYRPQILHQNKQKAPVAPPNLEVFNARPMAITPTVLHSVHLRPISQEQEGSHEDTSRLKCPTVNLTSTLPCNDSAALESPLLYQRHAPSKGSCELMFTSSEELADGDAACQSDREAPALDVPERTSSHEAETFRESVETSGDSEPLQQQRPEEEEEEEEEEVEEEEAGPPLSVQHGSPHGQLRDLVQLGHSLDKVPAADGQSEATQESPISDGGGKEEEDEPSGASAQSASQDVKEETAESEDYCSKDSPASDNTASPLSDESRPEDDSVFLSPTKTRTTEDLFAMIHRSKRKVLGRKDSSELNVRNRLGAASGNTPPSSTASSPVPVAASPSSAVTPPGLHRVPPSPIYRNAKKSSTSNEEFKLLLLKKGSRSESSYRMSATEILKSPVAPKSAGDSPMMESPRQPEEPASPLQHQSGPDQISSPYPKANAEGFSPKPFSSPASSRQGRSRIPPPANSSRYGVRGRMYSVPMQAISEGETENSDGSPHDDRSSQGST
- the nhsa gene encoding actin remodeling regulator NHS isoform X2, whose amino-acid sequence is MKTSSQVISSCLIPINVTGVGFDRDASVRCSLVHSQSVLQRRRKLRRRRTVAGVPRQVQQDLDSDDSPGSRERTVIVHASPNVTPSSEELASHLSTRDSGCQTEDFLISGAPSRRRIRAQRGQGVSLSLSLSHSAGNILCLSESADAMFSASVGARLRSRSLPRDGSRVMDNGRNDSDDEEEELSPFDGEDFLSGPGELILKDGEESMDDQNMSEHQLGLKYQQLSESPERSWMERTRSQLPRKADMGSCEISSSSDTFSSPVHSVSAAGVQMDHKEDHQSSSGNWSGSSSTCPSQTSETIPPAASPPLTGSSHCDSELSLNAATHANDDHTSFMLDHYHQGLRTQRAGSFSSTAMDILEEAGVSTPIEAEWSYPHPDPPRSQDLSPEPSREAESSLGCPSFTSMATCESSFSDNPPSEKADTVSHYSVDNDGYYTSMHFDCGIKGSRSFSYNYAAPGSDCDLSGHMTLARRCLSLRKPKAKPSPPKRSSSLRKICSEGHIPDGKEPKMSCGQQLSSKERRLQLVLSGSPSRSSLAREPLVVWGIEDSADLPDLGVFSSTDAHSFKDEGIVQSDYADLWLLNDLKSSDPYRSLSNSSTATGTTVIECIKSQESSESQTSQSDSRATTPSLPSVDGDFKLTSPEKLAGLASPSSGYSSQSETPTSSFPSAFFPGPLSPSSGKRKPKVPERKSSLSSLSLGAASRRDLELPIIPPSHLDLSALHSVGNKASAYRPQILHQNKQKAPVAPPNLEVFNARPMAITPTVLHSVHLRPISQEQEGSHEDTSRLKCPTVNLTSTLPCNDSAALESPLLYQRHAPSKGSCELMFTSSEELADGDAACQSDREAPALDVPERTSSHEAETFRESVETSGDSEPLQQQRPEEEEEEEEEEVEEEEAGPPLSVQHGSPHGQLRDLVQLGHSLDKVPAADGQSEATQESPISDGGGKEEEDEPSGASAQSASQDVKEETAESEDYCSKDSPASDNTASPLSDESRPEDDSVFLSPTKTRTTEDLFAMIHRSKRKVLGRKDSSELNVRNRLGAASGNTPPSSTASSPVPVAASPSSAVTPPGLHRVPPSPIYRNAKKSSTSNEEFKLLLLKKGSRSESSYRMSATEILKSPVAPKSAGDSPMMESPRQPEEPASPLQHQSGPDQISSPYPKANAEGFSPKPFSSPASSRQGRSRIPPPANSSRYGVRGRMYSVPMQAISEGETENSDGSPHDDRSSQGST